A genomic segment from Spinacia oleracea cultivar Varoflay chromosome 3, BTI_SOV_V1, whole genome shotgun sequence encodes:
- the LOC110776694 gene encoding protein FAR1-RELATED SEQUENCE 5-like yields MESSPSFSHDNFNNSAAPSTNLGSFSTFYGEDNLHEYHPPPEFLPPPRFCTVQRLRSPRFLPPPRFSTVQGFRSQRFPPPPATPRFATDNRYFPPPTFAAPSRFGAPSRFAAPDGFNSTVNFQSPAPPRFEAPEPMNLLLEYQTGNTATTETTSDTTSGKTSETMSDTTSGSNTSSLKTKFDNLTEDEIRGSLTGYEAQTLDEIFSLYQRHSVLIGFSVRKATTRRVPKTGELKEQYLCCSKQGKRREEKSKNNEELPLPCESKPKKESKQTRKQDITRTGCNAQIRVKLNCSGMFEIKHHVIEHNHDLARLSLQHFHRSERKIDEDKAQVIEGLALSGIQPADSYRYMCNESGDPEVLGHTLIDHMNFSSRLKMKTIEGKDSQAVVNMLIRRGEEEPDFFYRVKLNEKNQVIGIYWRDGMMKEDYDIYGDVCVFDTTFRTNKYNLVCAPFVGVNNHWSNVMFGCAFIADEKTDTFVWLLEVFLESMGEKAPVTIFTDQDQTMANAIEQVFPHTRHRLCLWHLQKNAVSRFGDLKADTTFKDTFKKCLYGCFNEEQFETTWFEMIQTYGLQNHEWFTNLYTIKEKWCTALNKDFFSAGILSSQRSESTNNAIGFKGNKSTTLTEFFHIFGATVDRWRYQEDQNEFNCGNSMPKSDFPMVGMIKHAASVYTLTLFRDFKKEFKYAMGCISTIHHMEDNFIGYKVQHESWPDHTAKHVAFDPSTNSIACNCRNFEESGWLCFHAIRVLHVHSIINIPDKYICKRWTKFAKSEVWKRVEQREDNGIEKRKITPWRYEMARNFYNLVLKCQDSDEAKKVLRAAYASASDNINKVLEAEKAAQKEAAQKEAEDVAPTSSSSNALLEYPGQFPQITVQNPPQIKTKGRSKRKKGHFEVRESSTTAKEFGTFPTKPQLF; encoded by the exons ATGGAGTCCTCACCGTCGTTTTCGCATGATAACTTTAACAACTCCGCCGCACCGTCCACCAATTTAGGGAGTTTTTCAACCTTCTACGGCGAAGACAACCTCCATGAATACCATCCTCCTCCAGAATTTCTTCCTCCACCTCGATTTTGTACAGTTCAACGACTTCGTTCTCCAAGATTTCTTCCTCCACCTCGATTTTCTACAGTTCAAGGATTTCGATCTCAACGATTTCCGCCTCCACCTGCAACGCCTAGATTTGCTACTGATAATCGATATTTTCCTCCTCCTACATTTGCTGCTCCTTCTAGATTTGGGGCTCCTTCTAGATTTGCTGCTCCTGATGGATTTAATTCCACTGTTAACTTTCAATCACCTGCTCCTCCTAGATTTGAAGCTCCGGAACCAATGAATTTGTTACTTGAATATCAAACAGGAAATACTGCAACAACAGAAACAACGTCAGACACAacttctggaaaaacatcagAAACGATGTCAGACACAACGTCTGGAAGCAACACATCAA GTTTAAAAACTAAATTTGATAACTTAACAGAGGATGAAATAAGAGGATCATTGACTGGATATGAAGCACAAACCCTTGATGAAATATTTTCTCTTTATCAAAGACATTCAGTGTTGATCGGATTTTCAGTGAGGAAAGCTACAACAAGGAGAGTTCCAAAAACTGGAGAGCTCAAGGAACAATACTTGTGTTGTTCAAAGCAAGGAAAAAGAAgagaagaaaaatcaaagaacaaCGAGGAATTACCTTTACCATGTGAAAGCAAACCAAAAAAAGAGTCAAAACAAACAAGAAAACAAGATATTACTAGAACGGGATGCAATGCGCAGATAAGAGTGAAGTTGAACTGTAGTGGAATGTTTGAAATTAAGCATCATGTTATTGAACACAATCATGATTTAGCAAGATTGTCACTGCAACACTTTCATAG GTCAGAAAGAAAAATTGATGAAGATAAGGCACAAGTAATTGAAGGGCTTGCTTTATCAGGAATACAACCAGCAGATTCATACAGATATATGTGTAATGAATCCGGTGACCCGGAAGTGCTTGGCCACACATTAATTGACCACATGAATTTTTCAAGTAGATTGAAGATGAAAACAATAGAAGGAAAAGATTCACAAGCAGTGGTGAATATGTTAATTCGCAGAGGAGAAGAAGAACCGGATTTTTTTTATCGTGTTAAGTTGAATGAGAAAAATCAAGTTATAGGCATATATTGGAGAGATGGAATGATGAAAGAAGATTATGATATATATGGAGACGTGTGTGTGTTTGACACGACCTTCAGAACAAACAAATACAACTTAGTTTGTGCACCGTTTGTAGGCGTCAACAACCACTGGAGTAATGTGATGTTTGGATGTGCCTTTATTGCTGATGAAAAAACAGACACTTTTGTGTGGCTATTGGAAGTATTTCTAGAGTCTATGGGAGAAAAAGCACCAGTAACTATCTTCACTGATCAAGATCAGACAATGGCAAATGCTATTGAACAA GTATTTCCTCATACTAGACATAGATTATGCTTATGGCACCTACAAAAAAATGCTGTGTCAAGGTTTGGAGATTTAAAGGCTGACACGACATTCAAGGACACTTTTAAAAAGTGTTTATATGGCTGCTTCAATGAAGAACAATTTGAAACAACATGGTTTGAAATGATTCAAACGTATGGGCTTCAAAATCATGAATGGTTTACAAATTTGTACACCATAAAGGAAAAGTGGTGTACAGCTTTAAACAAAGATTTTTTTTCAGCTGGTATTTTGTCTTCACAAAG gaGTGAGAGCACAAACAATGCCATTGGATTTAAAGGGAACAAATCAACTACCCTAACAGAATTCTTCCATATATTTGGGGCAACAGTAGATCGGTGGAGGTATCAAGAAGATCAGAATGAGTTTAATTGCGGAAATTCAATGCCTAAATCAGATTTTCCAATGGTTGGAATGATTAAACACGCGGCAAGTGTTTATACGCTCACCTTGTTTCGAGATTTTAAAAAAGAATTCAAGTATGCAATGGGTTGCATATCAACTATTCATCACATGGAGGACAATTTCATTGGTTATAAAGTACAACACGAATCATGGCCAGACCACACTGCAAAACATGTAGCATTTGATCCATCAACCAATTCAATTGCTTGCAATTGTAGAAATTTTGAAGAATCAG GATGGCTATGTTTTCATGCAATTCGAGTTCTACATGTACATTCTATAATCAATATCCCAGATAAATATATTTGCAAAAGATGGACAAAGTTTGCAAAAAGTGAAGTATGGAAGAGAGTGGAACAAAGAGAAGATAATGGtattgaaaaaagaaaaatcacTCCATGGCGTTACGAGATGGCAAGAAATTTTTACAATTTGGTTCTTAAATGTCAGGACAGTGACGAGGCAAAAAAG GTTCTGAGAGCTGCTTATGCAAGTGCTAGTGACAACATAAATAAAGTGCTAGAAGCAGAAAAGGCAGCACAAAAAGAGGCAGCTCAAAAAGAAGCAGAGGATGTGGCACCtacttcatcatcatcaaatgCACTTC
- the LOC110776695 gene encoding very-long-chain aldehyde decarbonylase CER1-like yields MYQVATIREEEHEKLKKTLTNEDGNNLIHLAENFNHYKVWLVGEDLTESEQSLTSKGTLFIPLSQFPPQQKRKDCFYQTTPARLAPKSFGNLHSCENWLPRRVMSASRVAGIVHTLEGWNTNECGDQIFDIDKVWEATLLHGFRPLPTLRN; encoded by the exons ATGTACCAGGTTGCCACCATAAGAGAGGAAGAACACGAGAAGCTTAAGAAAACCCTGACGAATGAAGATGGAAACAATTTGatccatttagccgaaaatttcAATCACTATAAG GTATGGTTAGTTGGAGAAGATTTGACAGAAAGTGAGCAATCCTTAACATCAAAAGGAACTCTTTTTATTCCCTTGTCGCAGTTTCCTCcacagcaaaaaagaaaagattGTTTCTATCAGACTACTCCAGCTAGGTTGGCTCCCAAATCATTTGGGAACTTGCATTCATGCGAG AATTGGTTGCCAAGAAGGGTGATGAGTGCTTCGCGGGTGGCCGGAATAGTGCACACTTTAGAAGGGTGGAACACCAACGAATGTGGTGATCAAATTTTTGACATAGACAAAGTTTGGGAAGCTACCCTTCTACATGGTTTTCGTCCTCTCCCGACCCTAAGGAATTAA
- the LOC130470680 gene encoding putative F-box protein At3g24700: MVKKLQLKWSGIEELPSPIISDILSRLPTKACLICKLVCKDWNSIIKDPLFPDSRRSRGCYSTLLLWGDFNNNGRRSFLVLDIDKRLNVDEMGNLNVSPDEMIGYQTKFRVKNDSLKNLVNECKGVILFDSFMVQGPYVVCNLLTGQHVVIKQRRRPGYDLQVSGLGYCPVSNKFKILRILKVKGVYVAEIQTIGTDKWRPVVDELPINCWEPMHNMVFFNSSLHGYSCSTTCIWSFHFGKEEFSSGALHYPIKYNSPIIFAGILL; this comes from the coding sequence ATGGTGAAGAAATTGCAATTGAAATGGTCGGGTATCGAAGAACTACCATCTCCAATTATATCAGATATTTTGTCAAGACTCCCAACAAAAGCATGCTTGATTTGTAAGCTTGTTTGCAAAGATTGGAATTCTATCATCAAAGATCCCCTGTTTCCTGATTCGCGTCGTTCTCGTGGTTGCTATTCAACCTTATTGCTTTGGGGTGATTTCAATAATAATGGCAGGCGAAGCTTTCTGGTACTTGACATAGACAAGCGCCTAAATGTTGATGAGATGGGTAATCTTAATGTTAGCCCAGATGAAATGATTGGGTACCAGACCAAATTTAGAGTGAAGAATGATTCGTTAAAGAATCTGGTTAATGAATGCAAAGGGGTAATCTTGTTTGATTCTTTTATGGTTCAAGGTCCTTATGTGGTTTGCAATCTGCTAACGGGTCAGCATGTGGTGATCAAGCAAAGACGTAGACCAGGTTATGATTTACAGGTATCTGGGTTGGGATATTGTCCTGTGTcgaacaaattcaaaatactaAGAATCCTCAAAGTAAAGGGTGTTTATGTGGCCGAAATACAAACTATAGGCACTGATAAATGGAGGcctgttgttgatgaactaccAATTAACTGTTGGGAACCGATGCATAATATGGTTTTCTTTAACAGCTCGCTTCATGGATACTCATGCAGTACAACCTGTATATGGTCATTCCATTTTGGGAAAGAAGAGTTTTCGAGCGGAGCATTGCATTACCCGATCAAGTACAACAGTCCAATTATCTTCGCTGGTATTCTTCTGTGA